Below is a genomic region from Tripterygium wilfordii isolate XIE 37 chromosome 12, ASM1340144v1, whole genome shotgun sequence.
GCAGATGCCATGATTGGTTGCTGGTTAAGATAAAGCAGATTATGGTCATGATCATGATGAAGCATGTcctcatgatgatgatgagtctCAAAAACACCATTAGATGGGTTGTTGATAAAGTGAAGGATCTCACTCAGAGACTCGAGTCTATGGCCTAACTCCATCATTTGAGCTCTCAAAATGGAGTTTTCAGCCTCAATATTCAGCAAGTTTTGTGTTTTGACATTGATGCTTGTGAAGATTTGGTCATTTTCCTTCCTTAATTCAACCACTCCAGCCATCAAATCATCCAAGTGTTTCTGTTTTCTCATCCTGGATCTTCTTGCAGATTCCCGGTTTGATtgctttctcttcctttttctctgGTCCATCATTTCCTCTTCAGATCCTGAGTTCTGAAGCTGGGTAATGGAGACTGAGCTTGAATTCCCACTAGAAGAcgccatatatgatatatatatatagttatctTTGTATGTGGCAGGCAGTGAAGAGAAAGTTATTTATGAAAAAACATAGAACCAGTAAAGGAATACAACAGAGAAGGATTGAACAAGATGGGTCCTGCGTCTAAGAGAGGATCCGACCATAAACCCAGACAGGAGGATTTCACTAAGAACTGGAGGCATGAATCTCAAACATTCAGATCAAGATCTCCAGCATCCAGATATTTTACACAAACGAAAGCTTGACTACAACAGAACAGCCACAGATCAGaagcaacaaaataaaaaataaaaaaaacagagattCTAGCTGTCAAGATAGTTTGACTTTTTGTGGGTTCTTGGCACAAACCCAAAAACGAAACAAACGAAAGAACAAAACCCACAAAGAGAAGACGAAgaaaaacacagagagagagacccAAAAGCAGCAGAGCTTCAGCCCTAAAAActagaagagcaagaaaataaGCCAGAAATCTAAAGAgggggaagaagagaagaggaagaggttTGTGAAGGAGTTGGAGGGTCAATTTATAGaacaaaatgatgaaaaagaaaatgagagaaaatcaataagaaattgaaaatggagAATAAAAGTAGTGGAATCTCCTAGGGTAGGCCTTGTTGGAGGAGAAGCAAAGCGATTGGGGCATGTGAGGTAGAGAAGAAATTTCTACAACCGTCCAATTCTACAGCTGGTGAGCCAGACAACCattcataaataaaataaaataaaaatcaatattttttactttttattttatatttttaaatattttgaccGCCGGTTAGTGCCGGAATTAATTGTTGGCTTACACTAGTAGGTGGTAGGTGAGCACCTGATTGCAGCATAAAAAATATAGGGATGAATATGCATATTCTAAACTACATAAAGGGCAGTTTGGACATTACGTGACGTAGGGAAATGGGCCTCACATTCTGGAAAAAGGGGCTTAGCAGCCGCCGAACAGAGAGAGGAGAAATCGTGTCTGTTGTTCGACgttgagagaggagaagaaatatCGAGGAAAGAAAACGTGATAATGaatgatttattttaataaaaaaaaagggaaatagctgaatttttatgattaaaataagggaaattttatttacaccacataaactactaagtttacacataAATTCTCTCAAAAAAGAGATATAATTCTATAGGCCAAAAACTTTTCAACGCAAGATTTATTAAAGAAGTGTTGAAGATGGAAGATAACGATTCACATAAGGATTATACGAATGACTATCAACTTCAACAACTTGAAAAGAACATTGTCGACTATATAAAGAACGGTGATGGCGTAGAGGTAagttttttagggtttgtctcatatacgaAAAGATCAACAAATGCCCTCTGATTATTTGTCTAATCCAATTTTATGAATCTAAATCGATACAAGGTATCGAtatatttgagaaaaagattttgagttggatttgagtttgggttatTGTTGGTTTTTGTACGTCTAAAACTCTCTGTGTTGTAGTTTCCTTGTTGATTAGGTTTCTTACCAGTTGTTTTCATCCTTGGCAACAACAAGGTTACGTGTtagtgataatttttttttaacatggttGTCTAGAACCTATCATACATGCTGAATTTAATTCACTTGTGTCTAGAGAATGTGCTTATTGTTTGCACATGAactgctctatttagtgatcgATTTAGAATAATATACTGTGTTTTCTTGCTTGGGAATAGTATACTCCGTGTTTTATTGGAATCTATTGTCTTATGCATATTGATGTGAGATTCTGACCCACTAAAATTATAACGATTCAAAACTCAGTTtgtactcgcaagtgcacgaatcaatatTGTGACATCTATGCTGTTGAGCGCCTGTTGAGCATCTGTTGAGCGCTAGCTGCTGGTCAATATTGAGACATCTATGCTCGAGCATGGGTTGAGCAGCTGTTGAGCGTAAGGAgctgaaaaagcacaaaaaatataatttatgtaaAATCTGATCTTACTTCGATAAACAAAATGtcaattcaacctaaaaacATAAGCAAAAATGTGTATAATAATATGCACATCACATATCAATATTATCTTACCAATTTCAAAGTCAATTATACCCGTTTTCTAGGTATATGTTATCAAGTTTGGAGTAAATATGTTAATTTCAATTAATGATGATTTAAGGGACTTCTGAGTAGCAGTGTTGTCATGAATATAGAAGTGTAGGAATTGCAAAAATTTACTCTAATAATTTACATGCtccatttttttgttctttgttttaccGGGCATAGGCCAACCATGTTTAACGGGTTTAGtatatgttttgtttctttgtagaagtttttgcctttttttgtcttcaaaaaaaatgttcagTTTCACTAATTATATATTCTGTCAATGTAGGAGGATGCATCTACGAAAGAGACTATGATAAATGGTGAATTATTCATGGTTGATTATAGTAGTGAATTTATCACATATGGTGTGAGTATGCCTTTATCATTGTTTCTATGTATTTTAGTTGTTAATATATGTTAACTAATTTTTTTCCGGTCTACTAGATATACAAAAGTAAAGATCATTTAATTTCTTGGGCACGAGGGGCTGCTATACAAGCTGGACATGTCCTCACAATTAGAACCTCTGATTTTGGTGGAAGTAGTAGGAAGTCACGAGTATTACTTGCTTGTGAACGGTTTGGTTCATATAGGCCCATGGTTAGTAATGAGGCAAAGAATGTAAAAAAACGTATGTCTACTGGCACGAAGAAATGTGGTTGCCCATTCTTACTAAAAGGAAAACCATCTAAAACTGGGGATGGTTGGTATCGTTATCATACGTTAGATGCAAAAGGGATACAGTTTCCAATTTCTATTTGGCAACCTAAAATGGATTAAATGGTGAATAATTTGTAAGGCTTCATTCATTTTTAGCTTCTTGTATATGTTTAAATAATCTGTAGGTTTACATTCATTCTACTTTTTAATTTGTATAACGACTTCACAATAAAATTTTATGATTAATTATTGATATCTTTCTTGGAATAATGTCAGATTGGATATGGGTCTAGTAGCAACTTGTTCCTGTAAGTTTTATGGTAAAAAATTCTAAACAGCAATCATGTGGATGAGAGCTTTGTGCAGTGATTTGACTTAACTAAATCCAACATTTTGAATTTTCCTGATTCATCTTGTTTCATAGCAGTTCAATTTTAACGAAACAATCATTGCCAAATACTTGACtgaaatacaaaatataattttagttCAATTGATGAGGTGCGTAAACTTAACACTTTTAATGAgatgtgtaaacttaacactt
It encodes:
- the LOC120010425 gene encoding bZIP transcription factor 44-like, with translation MASSSGNSSSVSITQLQNSGSEEEMMDQRKRKRKQSNRESARRSRMRKQKHLDDLMAGVVELRKENDQIFTSINVKTQNLLNIEAENSILRAQMMELGHRLESLSEILHFINNPSNGVFETHHHHEDMLHHDHDHNLLYLNQQPIMASADYTFPY